A genomic window from Peromyscus maniculatus bairdii isolate BWxNUB_F1_BW_parent chromosome 1, HU_Pman_BW_mat_3.1, whole genome shotgun sequence includes:
- the Adra2a gene encoding alpha-2A adrenergic receptor, with translation MFRQEQPLAEGSFAPMGSLQPDAGNTSWNGTEAPGGGTRATPYSLQVTLTLVCLAGLLMLFTVFGNVLVIIAVFTSRALKAPQNLFLVSLASADILVATLVIPFSLANEVMGYWYFGKVWCEIYLALDVLFCTSSIVHLCAISLDRYWSITQAIEYNLKRTPRRIKAIIVTVWVISAVISFPPLISIEKKGAGGGQQPAEPSCKINDQKWYVISSSIGSFFAPCLIMILVYVRIYQIAKRRTRVPPSRRGPDACSAPPGGADRRPNGLGPERGAGPGGTEAEPLPTQLNGAPGEPAPAGPRDGDALDLEESSSSEHAERPPGPRRPERGPRAKGKTRASQVKPGDSLPRRGPGAAGPGASGSGPGEERGGGAKASRWRGRQNREKRFTFVLAVVIGVFVVCWFPFFFTYTLIAVGCPVPYQLFNFFFWFGYCNSSLNPVIYTIFNHDFRRAFKKILCRGDRKRIV, from the coding sequence ATGTTCCGCCAGGAGCAGCCGCTGGCCGAGGGCAGCTTTGCGCCCATGGGCTCCCTGCAGCCGGACGCCGGCAACACCAGCTGGAACGGGACCGAGGCGCCCGGGGGCGGCACCCGGGCCACCCCTTACTCCCTGCAGGTGACACTGACCCTGGTGTGCTTGGCTGGCCTGCTCATGCTATTCACAGTGTTTGGCAACGTGCTGGTTATTATTGCGGTGTTCACCAGTCGTGCGCTCAAAGCGCCCCAAAACCTCTTCCTGGTGTCCCTGGCCTCAGCGGACATCCTGGTGGCCACTCTGGTCATTCCCTTTTCTTTGGCCAACGAGGTTATGGGTTACTGGTACTTTGGTAAGGTGTGGTGCGAGATCTACTTGGCGCTCGACGTGCTCTTCTGCACGTCGTCCATAGTGCACCTGTGTGCCATCAGCTTGGACCGCTACTGGTCCATCACGCAGGCCATCGAGTACAACCTGAAGCGCACGCCGCGCCGCATCAAGGCCATCATCGTCACCGTGTGGGTCATCTCGGCCGTCATCTCCTTCCCGCCACTGATCTCCATAGAGAAGAAGGGCGCTGGCGGCGGGCAGCAACCGGCCGAGCCAAGCTGCAAGATCAACGACCAGAAGTGGTATGTCATCTCGTCGTCCATCGGTTCCTTCTTCGCGCCTTGCCTCATCATGATCCTGGTCTATGTGCGCATCTACCAGATCGCCAAGCGTCGCACCCGCGTGCCGCCCAGCCGCCGGGGTCCGGATGCCTGTTCCGCGCCGCCTGGGGGCGCCGATCGCAGGCCCAACGGCCTGGGCCCGGAGCGCGGCGCGGGCCCCGGGGGCACCGAGGCCGAGCCTCTCCCCACCCAGCTTAACGGCGCCCCGGGGGAGCCCGCGCCGGCTGGGCCGCGCGATGGGGATGCGCTGGACCTAGAGGAGAGTTCGTCGTCCGAGCACGCCGAGAGGCCCCCGGGGCCCCGTAGACCCGAGCGCGGTCCCCGGGCCAAGGGCAAGACCCGGGCGAGCCAGGTGAAGCCGGGGGACAGTCTGCCGCGGCGCGGGCCGGGGGCTGCGGGGCCCGGGGCTTCGGGGTCGGGGCCGGGAGAGGAGCGCGGTGGGGGCGCCAAAGCGTCACGCTGGCGCGGGCGGCAGAACCGCGAGAAGCGCTTCACGTTCGTGCTGGCCGTGGTCATCGGCGTGTTCGTGGTGTGTTGGTTCCCGTTCTTTTTCACCTACACACTCATAGCGGTCGGCTGCCCCGTGCCATACCAGCTCTTCAACTTCTTCTTCTGGTTCGGCTACTGCAACAGCTCGCTGAACCCGGTCATCTACACCATCTTCAACCACGACTTCCGCCGCGCCTTCAAGAAGATCCTCTGCCGCGGGGACAGAAAGCGCATCGTATGA